Proteins from a genomic interval of Neodiprion lecontei isolate iyNeoLeco1 chromosome 2, iyNeoLeco1.1, whole genome shotgun sequence:
- the LOC107222450 gene encoding luc7-like protein 3 isoform X1, whose product MAAAAAAALLDELMGRNRNVLPNEKPKELNWEDPEFCKLYLVKFCPHDLFVNTRADLGACSRVHDDEARELFEKAAYSYRKQQYEDEFIRFCQSMLNEVERKIIKGKQRLALIGRTEAPTLTPAQTQRNEDQIALLTEKINKLVEEAEQSGIQGNVEQAQGLMRLCDQLKEERETLRKSNDNSHYNQTAELAAAQEKQMEVCDVCGAFLIVGDAQQRIDDHLMGKQHVGYARLKSALQEIMSKREKARDEKEQKRDEERKQRARMNEENDRRRQDRERDKRRRRTDDDKSRHGSGNYRNSGQRSRSRSADKHERHRDEDNHRRHNRDRGSRDHRSSSHHSRRRHRSRSRSHKMKIQHEDAYITGCKFVHAA is encoded by the exons ATggctgctgccgctgccgccGCTCTGCTCGATGAGCTCATGGGAAGAAATCGAAATGTTCTTCCTAACGAGAAGCCTAAAGAACTTAATTGGGAGGATCCGGAG TTCTGCAAGTTATATCTGGTGAAGTTTTGTCCTCACGATCTTTTTGTGAATACACGAGCTGATCTCGGTGCATGTTCTCGTGTACACGACGATGAAGCAAgagaattgtttgaaaaagcGGCTTATTCATACAGGAAACAACAATATGAGGATGAATTCATCAGATTCTGTCAAAGTATGCTTAACGAAGTTGAGCGCAAAATCATAAAAGGAAAACAGCGGCTCGCATTAATTGGCAGAACTGAAGCG CCTACATTGACTCCAGCCCAAACACAACGAAATGAAGATCAAATTGCACTTCTCACAGAAAAGATTAATAAATTGGTAGAAGAAGCTGAGCAGAGCGGAATTCAGGGAAACGTTGAACAAGCTCAGGGACTCATGCGCCTTTGCGATCAACTGAAAGAAGAACGGGAGACTTTACGTAAATCTAATGATAATAGCCATTATAATCAA ACTGCGGAGCTAGCAGCAGCACAGGAAAAGCAAATGGAGGTGTGTGATGTATGTGGTGCATTCCTTATTGTTGGCGATGCTCAACAAAGAATTGACGATCACCTTATGGGAAAACAGCATGTTGGGTATGCACGATTAAAAAGTGCTCTACAGGAGATAATG AGTAAACGCGAAAAGGCACGAGACGAAAAAGAGCAGAAGAGGGATGAAGAAAGGAAACAAAGAGCACGtatgaatgaagaaaatgacAGAAGAAGGCAAGACAGGGAGAGGGACAAACGTCGTCGACGAACTGATGACGATAAAAGTAGACACGGTTCTGGTAATTATAG AAATTCAGGGCAACGTAGTAGAAGTAGATCCGCAGACAAGCATGAACGCCACAGAGATGAAGACAATCATCGTCGTCACAATAGGGACAGAG GGAGCCGTGATCATCGCAGTTCTAGTCACCACAGTCGGCGACGACATCGTTCAAGAAGTCGAAGTCACAA AATGAAGATACAACACGAAGATGCGTACATCACAGGCTGTAAATTCGTTCATGCTGCttaa
- the LOC107222450 gene encoding luc7-like protein 3 isoform X2 has product MAAAAAAALLDELMGRNRNVLPNEKPKELNWEDPEFCKLYLVKFCPHDLFVNTRADLGACSRVHDDEARELFEKAAYSYRKQQYEDEFIRFCQSMLNEVERKIIKGKQRLALIGRTEAPTLTPAQTQRNEDQIALLTEKINKLVEEAEQSGIQGNVEQAQGLMRLCDQLKEERETLRKSNDNSHYNQTAELAAAQEKQMEVCDVCGAFLIVGDAQQRIDDHLMGKQHVGYARLKSALQEIMSKREKARDEKEQKRDEERKQRARMNEENDRRRQDRERDKRRRRTDDDKSRHGSGNYRNSGQRSRSRSADKHERHRDEDNHRRHNRDRGSRDHRSSSHHSRRRHRSRSRSHK; this is encoded by the exons ATggctgctgccgctgccgccGCTCTGCTCGATGAGCTCATGGGAAGAAATCGAAATGTTCTTCCTAACGAGAAGCCTAAAGAACTTAATTGGGAGGATCCGGAG TTCTGCAAGTTATATCTGGTGAAGTTTTGTCCTCACGATCTTTTTGTGAATACACGAGCTGATCTCGGTGCATGTTCTCGTGTACACGACGATGAAGCAAgagaattgtttgaaaaagcGGCTTATTCATACAGGAAACAACAATATGAGGATGAATTCATCAGATTCTGTCAAAGTATGCTTAACGAAGTTGAGCGCAAAATCATAAAAGGAAAACAGCGGCTCGCATTAATTGGCAGAACTGAAGCG CCTACATTGACTCCAGCCCAAACACAACGAAATGAAGATCAAATTGCACTTCTCACAGAAAAGATTAATAAATTGGTAGAAGAAGCTGAGCAGAGCGGAATTCAGGGAAACGTTGAACAAGCTCAGGGACTCATGCGCCTTTGCGATCAACTGAAAGAAGAACGGGAGACTTTACGTAAATCTAATGATAATAGCCATTATAATCAA ACTGCGGAGCTAGCAGCAGCACAGGAAAAGCAAATGGAGGTGTGTGATGTATGTGGTGCATTCCTTATTGTTGGCGATGCTCAACAAAGAATTGACGATCACCTTATGGGAAAACAGCATGTTGGGTATGCACGATTAAAAAGTGCTCTACAGGAGATAATG AGTAAACGCGAAAAGGCACGAGACGAAAAAGAGCAGAAGAGGGATGAAGAAAGGAAACAAAGAGCACGtatgaatgaagaaaatgacAGAAGAAGGCAAGACAGGGAGAGGGACAAACGTCGTCGACGAACTGATGACGATAAAAGTAGACACGGTTCTGGTAATTATAG AAATTCAGGGCAACGTAGTAGAAGTAGATCCGCAGACAAGCATGAACGCCACAGAGATGAAGACAATCATCGTCGTCACAATAGGGACAGAG GGAGCCGTGATCATCGCAGTTCTAGTCACCACAGTCGGCGACGACATCGTTCAAGAAGTCGAAGTCACAAGTAA
- the LOC107222455 gene encoding uncharacterized protein LOC107222455: protein MEPRTIKVQREYRQYCYVRFSIVNAAITFHSLFYQVIELWKILYQLSSCAAKEIPGNILLNDYDDVTFVKLYFAYLQYPVPEFYTLSLDQGSSRELLIAFAWLLATQNALTVAIDKKIASSILAKEFTDNHIRKTVNITNWEKTLSTKAQLNRIIYVCGQINYNIRAILELVNEKLKLTTKAHAASINVCSLPHLSVSEMAITKRLALNKSDSDQHRIQQLHELASVLDTHVKWETKRHIFFDWMVTVIEEQKKSQIETPNCKKSDIELSKFVCLLRHIVKKNIHNLKHEDKISSDLSYRSDCVSRLLRMQSEHTEAETWLSGVKLQLESEEAMTKKQMDRLVIELKKMLKLIPHCVQI from the exons ATGGAGCCTAGA ACTATCAAAGTTCAACGAGAATACAGACAATACT gttatgttaGGTTTTCTATCGTTAATGCGGCCATCacttttcattctttattttatcagGTTATTGAACTATGGAAAATTTTGTACCAATTGAGTTCTTGCGCTGCAAAAGAAATTcctggaaatattttattgaatgaTTATG ATGATGTTACctttgtaaaattatacttTGCTTACCTCCAATATCCTGTTCCCGAGTTCTATACATTGTCATTAGATCAAGGAAGTAGCCGTGAATTGTTAATAGCTTTTGCTTGGCTTCTTGCTACTCAAAATGCTCTAACTGTAgcaattgataaaaaaattgcgagtAGTATTTTGGCAAAGGAATTCACTGACAATCATATACGAAAG aCAGTGAATATCACTAACTGGGAAAAAACATTATCGACAAAGGCTCAGTTAAATAGGATAATTTACGTATGTGGGCAGATAAACTACAACATTAGAGCAATTTTAGAATTGGTGAATGAAAAACTGAAGCTCACTACAAAAGCGCATGCAGCTAGTATAAATGTGTGCAGTTTGCCACATTTGAGCGTTTCTGAAATGGCAATTACAAAGAGGCTTGCTTTGAACAAATCTGATAGCGACCAACACCGCATTCAACAGTTACACGAACTTGCATCTGTACTAGACACTCATGTTAAATGGGAAACAAAGCGacacatattttttgattggATG GTCACAGTAATAGAGGAGCAGAAAAAGTCTCAAATCGAGACTCCAAACTGTAAGAAATCTGATATTGAGTTGTCAAAATTTGTGTGCCTCTTACGCCacatagtaaaaaaaaatattcacaatctGAAGCATGAGGATAAAATTTCGTCAGATTTGTCCTATAGATCGGATTGTGTTTCACGACTACTGAGAATGCAATCCGAACACACCGAAGCAGAAACCTGGCTTTCGGGTGTAAAGCTACAACTGGAAAGCGAAGAGGCCATGACAAAAAAGCAAATGGACAGATTGGTTATCGAACTCAAGAAAATGCTGAAATTAATACCTCATTGCGTGCAAATCTAA